The nucleotide sequence GCAGCACGGGCTCGCGTCCGGGCGCGCCGACGCCGCCATCGCGGCCGTCGCGGGCGAGCTCATCGCTTCCTATGACGAGGGGGCGAGCCTGGAGGCTTGCTCGGTGCGCCTGGCACGGCGCCTCGCCCGCGCCGGTCGCCTCGACGATGCGGTGCTTCAGCTCATTCTGGAGGACGGTCTGCTGCCGCTCTTCATCGCCGCCATCGGCGTGCGCGCCGGTCTCGATTATCCCGCCGCCTGGGAGGTGTTGTCGGACCCGCGCGGCAGAGGGCCCGCCCTCCTGCTTCGGGCCGCCGAGGTGGAGCGCGATCAGGCCGCAGGGATATTGCTCGTCCTCAACAGCCGGGGGCGCATGTTCTCCGGCGCCGAAGGCAATGCCGCGGCCCGGCAGCTCGACCTGTTCGAAGCCACCGACGAGGCCGCCGCGCGCGACGTGCTTCGCCTCTGGCAGGTCGATCCCGGCTATCGCGCCGCCGTGGCGCGCCTCTCGACCCGTGCCCGTTCCGTCGCGGAGGCCGCATGAGCGCGCAGCATCGCCCGGAAATGCCGCTTGTCGTCGGACGGGTCGATCGCGAAGGGCGGCTGGTGGCGGCCGATCCCGCGCTCGCCGGCCTGCACGCGCGGGCTGGAGGACGGGAAGGGGGCGCCCTCGCCATCCCGCAGGTCGCCTCGCTCGCCCGCCTGTCGCGCCGGCTTGGCATCGTCATTTCCCGCGCCGTCATCGCCGCTGATGGGGACCGCGACCTCGATCTTTGGGTGCGGGCGGAGCCGATCGAAGACGGCGTGACGCTCGCCATAGGCGGATGGACCGAACGCCCGGCCCGTGCCCCCGCCGACGTCGGCGAAGGCGAGCGCGAGGCCGATTTCCTCCGCGCCACGGCCGACTGGATGTGGGAGACCGACGAGGCGCTCCGCTTCACGAGCCTTACCGCGGCCGCCGCGGCGGCGATCGGCAAGACGCCCGCCGATCTCATCGGCAAGCAGCTTACCCGCCTGTTCCGTTTCCAGGAAGGCGAGGATGGCGCGCTTCCGATCCTTACCGCGCTTGCCGAAAAGCGCCGCTTCGACGACCAGTTTGCCGAGCTCCGCTCCGGCAGCCAGGCCCGATACCGGTTGAGCGGTGTGCCGTTGATCGACGGCGCCGGCCGTTTCGCGGGCTTTCGCGGCGCCGCGGCAAGCCTTCCCAAATGGCTGCCCTCGGCGCCCGCCAACGACGCCGCCCCGGCTCCGCCGCCGGTCAAGGAGTCTCCCGCTTTCGGGGAACGGCTCGACAAGGCGCTGCGCGACCCGCTCGACCATATCATCGCCGCCGCCGAGACGATCGGCGCGCAGCCCGATGGACCGCTCCGCCGCGACTATGCCGGCTATGCCGAAGACATTGCCGCCGCCGGGCGCCATCTTCTGGCGCTGGTCGACGATCTCGTGGATCTCCAGGCTATCGAAAGGCCGGATTTCGCGCCTGAAGCCGAACCCATCGACCTCGCCGATGTCGCTCGCCGGGCCGCGGGACTTCTCTCGGTCCGCGCCGGCGATTCAAACGTGACGATCGACCGACCGGCGGACGACGAGGCGCTGCCCGCCACCGGCGATTTCCGGCGCGCGCTCCAGATCGTCATGAACCTCCTCACCAACGCCCTTCGCTATTCGCCCGAAGGCGGGATGGTCTGGATACGCTGCGACCGCGAGGACGATCTCGCCGCCGTCGTCATCGCCGATCAGGGCAAGGGCATCGCCCCCGATGATCAGGCGCGCATCTTCGACAAGTTCGAGCGGGTCGACCCCACCGAGCCGGGCGGCACCGGCCTCGGCCTCTACATCGCGCGGCGCCTCGCGCGCTCGATGGGCGGCGACATTTCCGTCGACAGCGCGCCGGGGCAGGGCGCGCGCTTCACCTTCACTCTGCCGCTGCGGTAGGCGGAGGAACCTCGGCATCGGGCAAAGGTTACCCAGTCCATCCACGCGGCGGAGGAGAGGCCCGGATGGACATCAAGGAAAGGCGCGGTAACGGCGAGGGCGATGCGCTTCAGAGGGCACTGGTCGGCGCCACAGCGGTAGCCGCGGCGGCCGGCGCAGCCTTATTCATCGGCAGCAAATTGCGGTCGGGCCGCGGTGAGCCCTGGATCAGCGATGCCCCGCGCTCCACCCGACGCGGCCGCAATTCCCTGATCGGAAGAACGGTGACGATCGCAAAGCCGGCCCAGGAGATCTACGACTTCTGGCGCGATTTCTCCAACCTCGCCCAGGTGATGGAGAATGTCGAGCGGATCGACGTGATCGATCAGCGCCAGTCGCACTGGGTGGTGAAGGCGCCGGGCGGCTCAACGGTCGAATGGGATTCGGTCGTGACCGAGGATGAGCCCAGCCGCCTCATCGCCTGGGAGTCGACGAAAGGGTCAAACATTCGAAACTCCGGACGCGTCGAGTTTCTCGACGCGGCGCCGGGGCGCGGCACCATGGTGCGCCTCACCATGGTCTATGATCCGCCCGGCGGGACGGCAGGCCGGTTGGTCGCCAAGCTGCTCCAGCGCGAACCGGCCGAACAGGCGCGGCGGGATTTGCGGCGTCTGAAGCAGTTCCTCGAAACCGGCGAGATCACCAGCTCCACCAGCCCCTCCGGGCGCCGATCGGAGTCGCCCGCCAAGCAGTATATCTAGGAGAGAGATCCATGCGCGCGCTAACCTGGCAGGGCCGGCACGACGTCCGTGTCGAGACCGTCCCCGACCCTGAGATCGTCAATCCCCGCGACGCCATCATCAGGATCACCTCTACCGCCATCTGCGGCTCCGACCTTCATCTTTACGACGGCTATATCCCGACGATGCGGGCGGGCGACATTCTCGGCCACGAGAATATGGGCGAGGTGGTCGAAGTCGGCGCCAAGAGCCCGCTCAAGAAGGGCCAGCGCGTCGTCATCCCCTTCACCGTCTCCTGCGGCGACTGCTTCTTCTGCAAGAAGCAGCAATATTCCGCCTGCGACAACGCCAATCCCGCGACCACGTCCGACATGTCGGAGACCCTCTACGGCTATCCGATGGGCGCGGCGCTCGGCTACGCGCACCTCACCGGCGGCTATGCCGGCGGCCAGGCCGAATATCTGCGCGTCCCCTATTCGGATGTCGGCCCGATCGTCATCCCGGACGGGCTCGAGGACGACAAGGTCCTCTTCCTCTCCGACATCCTTCCCACCGGCTGGATGGCGGCGGAGAATGCCGAGATCGAGGAGGGCGATACAGTCGCCGTCTGGGGCTGCGGCCCGGTCGGCTTGTTCGCGATCCAGTCGGCGCTGATCATGGGCGCGCACAAGGTGATCGCCATCGATCATTACGCCGCGCGCCTGGATCTGGCGAAGCGGCTCGGCGCCGAGATACTCGACTATCGCGAAGTCGACGTCCGCGAAGCGCTGTTCGAGATGACCGGCGGCATCGGTCCGGACGCCTGCATCGACTGCGTCGGCATGGAAAGCCACGGTCTCGGCATCGACAATCTCGTCGACACGGCCAAGGCGCACACCTTCCTCGGCACCGATCGTCCCGCCGCGCTTCGCCAGGCGATCCTCGCCTGTCGCAAGGGAGGGCGCGTGTCCGTCCCCGGGGTTTACGGCGGCATGGCCGACAAATTCCCGATCGGCGCCTTCATGGAAAAGGGCCTGACGCTGAAAACCGGCCAGACCCACGTCCAGAAATATTCGCAAAAGCTGCTGGAGATGATCGGCGAGGACAAGATCGACACGACCTTCCTCATCTCCCACCACGCCAGCCTGGAGGAAGGGCCGTCGATGTACCGCCACTGGCACGACGATCAGGACGAATATACCAAGATCGTGCTGAAGCCTGGAATGGAGCGAGTGGCCGCCTGATGGCTATCGCGGCCGGTCCCCACTTTGGCACGAAACGAGGGTTGTCTGTCATTTCTGCCGGAGCCGCTCAGCATTAGATTCCTTCCATGGGCCGGACATCCAGCCGGCCGGAATGGAGGACCAGATGTTGTATCGGACCGGATTTCAGCAGCTTGCCTCGGGCACCTTCGCCTTGCTGCTCGCCATCGTCTTCGTCGGGGCCGCCGTCGCGCCGGCGGAAAGCGTCGAGGCCGCGTCGATCAGCCGCACCTGCCTCCTCGCCTGAGGGAGGTCGGCATGTCTTGTGAATGGCCGTTCCGCCGCTCGTCCGGCAGGGGTATGCTGGACGGGGGCGGGCGGCATCCGGATCGGAGGGTGCGATGAATGGCGAAGTGAAACGGGTCGGTGTCGTCCTGTTCGACGACACCGATCTGCTCGATTCCGTCGGACCGGTGCGCGTCTTCCACAGCGCGGCCTGCCAGCTTCAGCGGATCGGCGCGGCGAGCGAGCCGCTCTACGCGATCGATCTCCTGTCCCGCTTCGGCGGTATCGTCAAGAGCTCGATCGGCTTCGGGCTCGAAACCAAGCCGCTGCGGGAGCTCGACGTGGGGGATTACGACACCCTCCTCGTCTCCGGCGGCGGCGTCGATGACGCAAATTGCGACCCCGAGGTCGTCGCTTGGCTCCGGCGCAATCATGACAAGGTCAGGCGGCTGGGTTCCACCTGCACAGGCGCCTTCGTCCTCGCGGCTGCGGGGCTCCTCGACGGGCGACGCGCCGCCACCCACTGGGCCTATTGCGACCTGCTCCAGGCCAGCTTTCCCGAGATCGATGTCGATCGGGACTCCATCTTCGTCGAGGATCGCGGCTTGTGGACCTCGGCTGGCGTCACGTCGGGCATGGATATGGCGTTGGCGATGATCGAGGAGGATCACGGCCGCGATCTCGCCCTGCTCGTTGCCCGGATGATGGTGATCTTCCTGAAGCGGCCCGGCGGCCAGTCGCAGTTCAGCACGCCGCTGAAGAGCCAGTCGGTCGAAGGCCCGATGGCGCCGCTGCTCCACTGGATCGCCGAAAATCCCGCCGCGGACCTTCGCACCGCGATACTGTCCGAGCGCGCTCATATGAGCCTGCGCAACTTCTACCGCTCGTTCGAGGAAGCGACGGGCACGTCGCCGGCCGAATGGGTCGAGGAGGTGCGTATGCAGGTCGCCAAGCGCCTGCTGG is from Sphingosinicella humi and encodes:
- a CDS encoding sensor histidine kinase, whose translation is MSAQHRPEMPLVVGRVDREGRLVAADPALAGLHARAGGREGGALAIPQVASLARLSRRLGIVISRAVIAADGDRDLDLWVRAEPIEDGVTLAIGGWTERPARAPADVGEGEREADFLRATADWMWETDEALRFTSLTAAAAAAIGKTPADLIGKQLTRLFRFQEGEDGALPILTALAEKRRFDDQFAELRSGSQARYRLSGVPLIDGAGRFAGFRGAAASLPKWLPSAPANDAAPAPPPVKESPAFGERLDKALRDPLDHIIAAAETIGAQPDGPLRRDYAGYAEDIAAAGRHLLALVDDLVDLQAIERPDFAPEAEPIDLADVARRAAGLLSVRAGDSNVTIDRPADDEALPATGDFRRALQIVMNLLTNALRYSPEGGMVWIRCDREDDLAAVVIADQGKGIAPDDQARIFDKFERVDPTEPGGTGLGLYIARRLARSMGGDISVDSAPGQGARFTFTLPLR
- a CDS encoding SRPBCC family protein encodes the protein MDIKERRGNGEGDALQRALVGATAVAAAAGAALFIGSKLRSGRGEPWISDAPRSTRRGRNSLIGRTVTIAKPAQEIYDFWRDFSNLAQVMENVERIDVIDQRQSHWVVKAPGGSTVEWDSVVTEDEPSRLIAWESTKGSNIRNSGRVEFLDAAPGRGTMVRLTMVYDPPGGTAGRLVAKLLQREPAEQARRDLRRLKQFLETGEITSSTSPSGRRSESPAKQYI
- a CDS encoding zinc-dependent alcohol dehydrogenase; translation: MRALTWQGRHDVRVETVPDPEIVNPRDAIIRITSTAICGSDLHLYDGYIPTMRAGDILGHENMGEVVEVGAKSPLKKGQRVVIPFTVSCGDCFFCKKQQYSACDNANPATTSDMSETLYGYPMGAALGYAHLTGGYAGGQAEYLRVPYSDVGPIVIPDGLEDDKVLFLSDILPTGWMAAENAEIEEGDTVAVWGCGPVGLFAIQSALIMGAHKVIAIDHYAARLDLAKRLGAEILDYREVDVREALFEMTGGIGPDACIDCVGMESHGLGIDNLVDTAKAHTFLGTDRPAALRQAILACRKGGRVSVPGVYGGMADKFPIGAFMEKGLTLKTGQTHVQKYSQKLLEMIGEDKIDTTFLISHHASLEEGPSMYRHWHDDQDEYTKIVLKPGMERVAA
- a CDS encoding GlxA family transcriptional regulator, whose protein sequence is MNGEVKRVGVVLFDDTDLLDSVGPVRVFHSAACQLQRIGAASEPLYAIDLLSRFGGIVKSSIGFGLETKPLRELDVGDYDTLLVSGGGVDDANCDPEVVAWLRRNHDKVRRLGSTCTGAFVLAAAGLLDGRRAATHWAYCDLLQASFPEIDVDRDSIFVEDRGLWTSAGVTSGMDMALAMIEEDHGRDLALLVARMMVIFLKRPGGQSQFSTPLKSQSVEGPMAPLLHWIAENPAADLRTAILSERAHMSLRNFYRSFEEATGTSPAEWVEEVRMQVAKRLLEHTVYHIDQIALKAGFMTYERMRRAFARRMGVSPAAYRARFTRPSRSADLALLAGAIGTSEPILPTMQ